The sequence TTATTAAATAGAATGTTATAGAAAAAATGTATAGAATATGATTATTGGTTTTGGTTAAATTTTCATTAAAGTACAAATAATGATATAATTTTTATAAAAGAGAATTAGTTTTATAGGTGTGTGATGAGATGCAGGTAAATAATAATTTATTTAGACAAATTACAGAGACTAAATATCTTACAGCTGAAAATGCTTGGCGTTATAGAACTATACTTCGATATTTTTATTATCAATATAAAATATTGGGTATACATGGAGGGAATTTTAAATGAAATTATCAAGTAAGGAATTGCAATTAGTAAAAGAATTAATAAAAGAAAAGATAGAAGATATTAAACATGAAATAGATATTTTAGATGATAATTGTAATACTCTACTAGTAAATGAAGATTTGTTCAATGAAGTAGAAATTACTAAAGAAGAATTTTTGAAGAAAATAGATGAATATGAAGAGATATTAAAAAAACTTTCTTTTTAAGAAATAAAACCTTTAAGGAATTTATATTTTATTTTCCTTAAAGGTTTTTTAGATTTTTTAATTATCGTCTCCAATTTAATAGTTTTTTTTCTAGATAAACTACTCCTTGATACATAGCAGTGGCAAGTATTGATAGAATGATAACGCTAGTCATAACTATATCAAACCTGAATATTTGACTTCCGTAGACAATCAAGTATCCTATCCCAGCTCTTGAAACCATAAACTCTCCGACGATTACACCTACCCATGATAATCCGACATTTATTTTTAAAGCATTTATTATTGTAGGTATACTAGCTGGAATGATGACTTTTTGGAGTATTTGAATTTTTGTAGCTCCAAAAGTTTTAAGCATTTTTATTTTACTTTCCTGTACTTGTTTAAAGCCACTATATACACCTAAAATAGTTACAACTAGAGAAATCATAAGAGCTGTAACTATTATTCCTGATATACCTGCTCCAACCCAAACTATTATTATAGGTGCTAAAGCTGTTTTAGGCAGTGCATTAAGTACAACCATATAAGGGTCTAAAACTTTGGATATAAAATCTGACCACCAAAGAAGTATAGCTATAAGAGTTCCTAGAAATGTTCCTAAAATAAAGCCAACTACAGTTTCAAATATACTTATGCCAATATGTTTTAAAAGGGAACCATTAAATAATAATTTTAAAAACAACTTCCACATTTCAGAAGGTGAGCTGGTTAAAAAAGTATCTATTAATTTCAGTCTTGCTGCGATTTCCCATAATGAAAAGAATAAAACTAATATAGCTATTTGAGTAAGTAAAATAGCTTTCTTTTTTCTTTTAACTTTTTGCAAAAATTCAATATGTTCTTTTGAATATTTTTTATTATCATTCATGTATATCCAGCTCCTTCCATATAATATTAAAATAATCTTTAAATTCAGGAGCTTTTCTAGAGGTTAGAGGAGTTCTTTCAACATCTAAAGTTAATTTTATTTCATGAATAGATTTTATTTTTGCTGGTCTGCCGGACAAAACGATTACTCTATCGGACATAGAAATGGCTTCTGCCAAGTCATGTGTAACTAAGATGGCAGTTTTCTTTTCTTTTTTAATTATAGTACCAACATCATCTGCTACTCTTAAACGAGTTTGATAATCTAGTGCTGAAAAGGGTTCATCTAATAATAATAGTTCGGGTTCTGTAGCGAGTGTTCTTATAAGTGCAACCCTTTGTCTCATTCCGCCGGAAAGCTGATTCGGATAGTGATATTTAAAATCTCCTAGTCCATAGATTTCTAGAAGTTTTTCTGCT comes from Caminicella sporogenes DSM 14501 and encodes:
- a CDS encoding ABC transporter permease, producing MNDNKKYSKEHIEFLQKVKRKKKAILLTQIAILVLFFSLWEIAARLKLIDTFLTSSPSEMWKLFLKLLFNGSLLKHIGISIFETVVGFILGTFLGTLIAILLWWSDFISKVLDPYMVVLNALPKTALAPIIIVWVGAGISGIIVTALMISLVVTILGVYSGFKQVQESKIKMLKTFGATKIQILQKVIIPASIPTIINALKINVGLSWVGVIVGEFMVSRAGIGYLIVYGSQIFRFDIVMTSVIILSILATAMYQGVVYLEKKLLNWRR
- a CDS encoding ABC transporter ATP-binding protein; this translates as MIYSDKVVEIQNLYKTYHTITEETLAISNLSLSVYKNEIVSIVGPSGCGKSTLLSLIAGLIKPSSGKIFINGIEVKKCDKKIGYMFQNDNLFEWRNIIKNVLIGLEVQNRLTKDKIAKAEKLLEIYGLGDFKYHYPNQLSGGMRQRVALIRTLATEPELLLLDEPFSALDYQTRLRVADDVGTIIKKEKKTAILVTHDLAEAISMSDRVIVLSGRPAKIKSIHEIKLTLDVERTPLTSRKAPEFKDYFNIIWKELDIHE
- a CDS encoding DUF2397 family protein; translated protein: MQVNNNLFRQITETKYLTAENAWRYRTILRYFYYQYKILGIHGGNFK